The following proteins are co-located in the Castor canadensis chromosome 5, mCasCan1.hap1v2, whole genome shotgun sequence genome:
- the Defb128 gene encoding beta-defensin 128 has product MKLFLVLIILLFVVFTDGARPKRCFNNVAGYCRKRCKVGEIAEVGCLHAQLCCVDEEENRKQIQIQQPAQPPNEKSEEVIDYIILPTVTYFTISI; this is encoded by the exons ATGAAGCTGTTTCTGGTTCTCATTATTCTGCTGTTTGTGGTATTCACAG ATGGGGCACGTCCCAAAAGATGCTTTAATAACGTTGCAGGCTACTGCAGGAAGAGATGCAAAGTAGGGGAAATAGCTGAAGTGGGGTGTCTACATGCGCAATTATGTTGTGTTGatgaagaggaaaacagaaaacaaatccaAATCCAACAGCCAGCTCAGCCTCCTAATGAGAAGTCTGAGGAAGTGATAGACTACATTATTTTACCCACTGTCACATATTTCACGATTAGTATATAA
- the Defb127 gene encoding beta-defensin 127: protein MSLFLIIAVLLLQKPTVTEQLKRCWDNYIHGYCRKICRTTEIREILCPNGRYCCLSIKELEERKKITEPPRRKPQTYAFTFPQVSDAEMETPLTPKTFSI from the exons ATGAGTCTCTTCCTGATCATTGCGGTTCTGCTGCTCCAGAAACCCACAG TAACTGAGCAACTGAAGAGATGCTGGGATAACTATATACATGGATACTGCAGGAAAATATGCAGAACGACTGAAATACGTGAGATTCTATGTCCAAACGGTAGATATTGTTGCCTCAGTATCAAGGAACTAGAAGAACGTAAAAAAATTACAGAGCCACCTCGTCGAAAGCCACAAACATATGCATTTACTTTTCCTCAAGTCAGTGATGCAGAAATGGAAACTCCCTTAACTCCCAAGACATTTTCTATATAA